GTCAATTTAGTTAATGAATGGTTGGTCAAAGTTGCCTTTACAATTGCTATTACGAGTGGCATTGTTAGGATCGGAacatgagaaaaattttttttgtgtaggAGGGAGAGGCAGAAATGGTTCCTGTCGTTGTTGTGCGGCACGTGCATGATATACGCCACGCGTACATCGGTCCCCTTGTTGATACCTGTTGTCAGTCAGGAGAAGAATTGGTCGAAATCGGATTCAGGCATAATACTATCAAGCTTCTTCTGGGGCTATACGTTAACGCAGGTAGCCAGCGGCTATATTAGCGATAAAATCGGTGGGCAGAGAGTACTGTGGATATCTGCCCTCGGTTGGTCAGCGACAACCTTCCTCATGCCAGAAATCATAGAATTTTTTTCCGGGGATGGAACCTCCGTTTTGCTCGTCGCAGCGATGAGAATGATAAATGGAGCATTCCAAGgtaaatttttaacgttatacAGTTGCACCAAAGGCAATGGTGGATAATACGACACCTGTCACTTACAGGAATGCATTTTCCTAGCATGATTAGCTTGATCAGCCAACGCTTGCACGAGGCAGAAAGAGCCTCCTTCTTTAGCTTATTAACATCAGGATCTGCTCTGGGCACTCTACTCACCGGGTCTTTAGGCTCGTATCTTCTGGAGAATTATAACTGGATGACCGTCTTTCGGGCGTTAGGTACAATGTAgcttatgttaaattaattgaagacTTTGTAGACAAAAGATGATAATTTTTGAACATGCGtcatataagaataatttaattataggGTACTTTCGGAAAGTACCTACAGTTAAACGCatctttttgttaattttgttttcaagCAGAAATGAGATACTTTTGTGGTgcttactaatttatttatatagggGGCATGAGTTTGGCATGGACAGCTTTATTAAGCTATCACACTCTGCCTTTTAAGGAAAAAACAGCTTCTATCAAGTCGACCACTGGCTACACTTTACCTTGGTCCAAACTTCTGTCACAACCTCCTTTCTggtaattatgaatattatgaTGCATggaatgtaatattttcaatttgcatAGACTAAtacaaagagaaatttttataatcagcTAGTCGTAGGCATTGCAATTCGATTATATTCTCCTTATCGATTTCGAAATTCTGAGCTTTTTGAATCGCAATTCttgaaaacatgaaaaattctTGGAATTTTAGATAATGCAACCTTCTTGCTGATTATATTCTCCTGATACTTTATCGATTTCTGagactttttattttcgcgatTTGAAATTCCGAACTCTTAGAATTGTAATTTGTGAAAACGTGGAAAACTTTTGGAATTTTAAATGGTGTAATTTTCTTgtcgattatatatatattctcctgatactaaatcaatttttaagatttatgaTTGTGCTCGAAAGTAATAAGAGTTTAAATTACGCATATATGCTTTAGCTTATACAAATGCTCCAGTTCTGAATCATttgattgtaataattatacgattattataagattatGACCATAAGATCTTGTAAATATAACATTCTTTATAAATCGATTGTCTCGACTGTCTTTATTGATTGTTAACTATGATTTTCAGGTCCTGTGTTATTGGACATGCCTGCCAAAACAACTGTTTTTTCGTGTTACTTTCGTGGATGCCTACATATTTCCACGACACATTTCCTGAAGTTAGGGTAAAATcttattatctaatttttattcagtatcgtttaaaaaatttatatggaaAGAAAAAGCTATAAGAACAGTTCTATAacaaaattagtaaaaaaatattcaaatttatgcctaagaaaaagttaactaaataatttgtgataataaaata
This genomic stretch from Temnothorax longispinosus isolate EJ_2023e chromosome 9, Tlon_JGU_v1, whole genome shotgun sequence harbors:
- the Mfs18 gene encoding voltage-gated purine nucleotide uniporter SLC17A9, with amino-acid sequence MQLQISLDTPSDDRTALSWSRRERQKWFLSLLCGTCMIYATRTSVPLLIPVVSQEKNWSKSDSGIILSSFFWGYTLTQVASGYISDKIGGQRVLWISALGWSATTFLMPEIIEFFSGDGTSVLLVAAMRMINGAFQGMHFPSMISLISQRLHEAERASFFSLLTSGSALGTLLTGSLGSYLLENYNWMTVFRALGGMSLAWTALLSYHTLPFKEKTASIKSTTGYTLPWSKLLSQPPFWSCVIGHACQNNCFFVLLSWMPTYFHDTFPEVRGWVVNMVPWLSMLPCTFLGKALSEEIIKTGYSVTVTRKTIQTICFVIEIGSLLFLVKVESFQSAILCLALVIGGSGFHNNAIAVNPSDLAPKHSGSVFGLMNTVGAIPGFLGVYFSGHILHVTHSWPVVFLFIAVIDALGCIMFLLFGSGKAII